The genome window TGCAGAAGTGTGTCGAGACGCACAAGGAGTTCACCCTCATCCAGGCGATCAAGCCTGGCATCATCACCAACGGTCTCAAGTACTCGCTCGCCACGGGTAACTGGGGTGACCAGGCCAAGGCTATGCAGGCCCGTGCCGGTGTGTCGCAGGTGCTTAACCGCTACACCTTCGCTTCGACGCTCTCCCACTTGCGTCGTACCAACACCCCGATTGGTCGTGACGGCAAGATCGCTAAGCCTCGCCAGCTGCACAACACCCACTGGGGCATGGTCTGCCCAGCCGAGACGCCCGAAGGACAAGCTTGTGGTCTGGTCAAGAACCTCGCTCTCATGTCGTACATCTCGGTCGGCTCGTACTCGGCGCCCGTCATGgagttcctcgaggagTGGGGTCTCGAGGACCAGGGCGAGTACGGTAACGCGCCATCGGCGTCCAAGGTGTTCGTGAACGGTGTGTGGATGGGCATCCACAGAGACGCCCACACCCTGCACCAGAACCTCCTGCAGATGCGCCGCGGTGGGCAGCTAAAGCACGAGGTTTCCATTGTGCGCGACATTCGCGAACGCGAACTGCGTCTCTACTCCGACGCAGGTCGCGTGTGCCGTCCGCTCCTCATTGTGAACGAGGACACGCAGACATTGAGGCTCACGCGCGAGCACATTGATCGTCTTgacgccatcgccgccggTGAAGTGATGATGCAGGGACAGTCTGCGTGGGACGAGATGCTGTCTGAGGGCATCATCGAGTACGTcgacgcggaggaggaggagacgatcCTCATCGCCATGACGCACGAGGACCTCGATAATGCGTTGACATACGAGAGCGCATTGGAAGTTGgcaaggcgcaggcggcgcacAACCTCGAGGCGTTTGACCCATCAGCTCGTATCAAGTCGAGCAACTGGTCGCAGAACTACACCCACATGGAGATCCACCCAAGTATGATTCTTGGTGTTTGTGCCTCCATCATTCCGTTCCCCGACCACAACCAGGTGAGCAATTGAGTATGGAACCTTTTTGACTAACCGACAGTCTCCGCGTAACACGTACCAGTCGGCCATGGGCAAGCAGGCGATGGGCATTTACCTCACCAACTACCAACTGCGCATGGACACGATGGCCAACATCCTGTACTACCCGCAATCGCCACTCGCCACGACGCAGTCGATGAAGTACCTCCGCTTCTCCGAGTTGCCTGCTGGCCAGAACGCAATTGTCGCGATTCTGTGTTACTCGGGTTACAACCAGGAAGACTCGGTCATTATGAACCAGTCATCCATCGACCGTGGCCTGTTCCGTTCGCTCTACTACCGCGCATACACCGACACCGAGAAGATGGTAGGTATGCagaaggtggaggcgtTCGAGAAGCCGGACCGCAACGAGACTTTGCGCATGAAGTCTGGAGCAAGCGACCGCTACGCAAAGCTTGACAATGATGGTCTTATCACACCGGCAACAAACGTCAACGGTGACGATATCATCATCGGCAAGACGGCGCCCATCCCACCAGACTCTGAGGAGCTGGGGCAGCGCTCAGCGACGCACACGAAGCGCGATGTGTCGACACCGTTGAAGTCGACGGAGCAGGGTGTGGTCGACCAGGTCATGATCACGACGAACGGAGAGGGTCTCAAGTTCGTCAAGATCCGTATCCGCTCGACACGTGTGCCACAGATCGGCGACAAGTTTGCATCGCGTCACGGACAGAAGGGTACGATTGGAATCACCTACCGCCAGGAGGACATGCCTTTCACGGCCGAGGGTATCGTACCGGACTTGGTCATCAACCCCCACGCCATTCCTTCACGTATGACTATCGGGCACTTGGTCGAGTGTCTGTTGTCCAAGCTGGCGACGCTTACCGGTCGTGAAGGTGACGCGACGCCGTTCACCGAGCTCACGGTCGAGTCAGTGTCCAAGTACCTGCGGCAGCGTGGGTACCAGTCTCgtggcctcgaggtcatgtACCACGGGCACACTGGTCGCAAGTTGCGTGCGCAAGTGTACTTTGGCCCGACGTACTACCAACGCCTGAAACACATGGTCGACGACAAGATTcacgcgcgtgcgcgtggTCCGCTACAGATCCTCACGCGCCAGCCGGTGGAGGGTCGTTCGCGTGACGGTGGTCTGCGTTTCGGCGAAATGGAGCGCGACTGTATGATCTCGCACGGCATCGCTGGCTTCCTGAAGGAGCGCATGTACGAGTCGTCGGACGCGTTCCGCTTGCACGTTTGTGACCAGTGTGGTCTCATGGCGATTGCAAACCTCAAGAAGCAGGAGTTCCACTGCACGGTCTGCCGTAACAGCACACAGGTGTCGCAGATCTTCATCCCGTACGCGGCCAAGGTGAGTAGCTGTTGTTTACGTTATGTGGTGGCGTGTGCCACGCATGATTTCGACTGGGTgacgctgacgacagcTTCTATTCCAGGAGCTTCAAGCCATGAACGTTACGGTACGTATGTACTCTGATCCGAACGAGTAGAGAGAAGGGGAGAGAAGTGGCGTCGGAGCTGCCCGACGAGATTGAGGGACTCGGAGAGTCAGGCCCCGGCTCGGCCGTGGAGTGCCTGTGGGGCCGGCTTGGGCCTGGGGATGACGGAGGCTATTGTAGGCATTGACACATTTATTCTGCATGTGGTTGAGATGCTGGCCTGCATGCTGCAGGGGCTCTGGAAGTGGGTTATTTGGTTTTATCGTTTGGAACAGTTGGGGCGttgagagggagggggagatggGGGTTATGTATGGGCAGATTGCTGAGCACGGTTGAGTCCTTGAGTccggggagggggggatGCTTGGGCATGTTGAGTGTCTTGGGCATTGCTTGGCTGGAATGGATGACTTTGGCTTGGACTTGGTTACCCTCATTCCCCACACCTCCGGCGCAGCGATACGATCAAGTGGTTAGCATGGGCCAGGCGGGTTACCTACGACCTCAGCCACGACCGTCAGCCTCCCCCGCAAATAACGCAAGACGCCACCCAGAGCTTGTCTCGTTCACTGTAGCCAAGTATCATTTCCGATTCCATGTACTTTACTCCACCCCACTTCCAGCCCTCTTGCATCTTGCCTCTTGGCCGTGTTCATCTAGGCAGCGATCGGCCTAGGACTAGCTACCCCACCTATCTGGGTAATGAAATGCCCTCGTGGTCATGTGCTCGACACATGAACTGTCAACCTGGAACCATGTCCTGTTGTTCGCTatcctcgcgccgctccccCACTCCCACGCTCCAGACTATACTATCCTGCTGCCCCAAAATTCTTGAAATCAGTACAGAGCCGAACGAGAGACAATGTCAATGCTCGTCCGTGCCCCGCTGTCATTCCATGCATCCTCCGCAGCCCCGGTCGCAGGACCCAGGTTGCAGGTCGCAGCAAGGGGCAGTCAgctgacgccgagcgcgttgGGGTTGTTGGGCCATGGGCCGCTTGGACAGGTGATTTTTCCCTTGTTCCCCACTGAATGTTTGGTGGCAAAGTCGGAAATCGATCCAGGTAATACGCCGAGGTTCCAACCAAACCCCATTTAACATTTAACATTACTGTATTAGCTTATTattgggtggcgaggtaTAATCAATATCCAAAGTCCCAGTCGGGTTGAGTGGCTGAACTGTAATGACGCGGGCAATGGAAACCCTTTCAGCCCCgccccacccaaccccagAACCAGAATGAGGGACGGTAGACCATGACACTCGTACGCCTCGGTCCTTCATCCGTTCAACTTCCTCATTAACTCATCCTCTATACCTCTACTACCTCTCTCTCCTGCTCATCACTTTGCCTTGCTCCCTTCCCACTTCCCATTTTACTCGACCTCAGCTCATCAGCTTcccctcatcatcaccaCCCCGTCCGCTCCCTCCCACTATCGTTGCCCTCGGCTTTCAGTCGCTTCCGAGTTTCAGCACCGCCGACCCCACAACTTGTTGACCAACCCAcaccgcctcgagctctggCAATCAGTCTCTCGACTCGCGGACACATCTTGATAAACACCTCGAGGCTCGAGGCAGTCGGAGCTCAACCAAgcatctctctctctcccgctatctctctctctccttACAATGTTGAGGTAGCACACGCTCCGCCCCTTACCTCCACAATTGACCCCTCCGCCTACCTAGCCCCTTCGCAACACACCTCCCTTCCTTTGCACCTCGCATCCGCATACTTGTCCTCTTGctcccatccctcctcccctccctcttcgCCATGaactctctctctcgccTGGATACGTTCATTGCGCGCCTGGCAGGCTCGGGCCTAGGGCCAAAGGGCAAGCTCGCCGCAACCCCATTAGCATCCTCGCATCCTTCGGCTGTTAGTGCCGAACCGGGCCCttcgtccttggcgtctGGCCACCACATCCCCTTTGCATCATCTGGtctctcatcctcgtctGTATCTGCATCTCCagcacgccgcgcgcggaggcggagacgTCGAGTCCCAACCGGCACGAGCATCAAGcttcccccacccaccacgCCACTGCTTCTTCGCGTAGCACTAGCACTGTGGTCAATCCTTCTGGCATTCTGGCGCTCGCTCGTTGGCGATACCCGCGCAGTCCGCATCCTGCGTCACAAGCAGCGCGGGTTGCGCGCGTGTGATTCACCGCCTCCCGAACCCGTCGAGGCGCCATTGCCATCACCCGCATCCTCTGCAACATCGGATATTGTACTCGTTGAAGCGACATCAGATGAAGGCTCCGCGTCCGAAGCCGAGTGGATCGACCCCGTGACCCGCGCCGACAGCGCCGTGGGCGACACTAGAGACGAGTCGGCTGTGAGCGAGACCGAACGCAAGGACACGTTCAacctctccctccgctCCGGGCACAGCAAGGAGACGGTATTGTTCCgcggcatcctcgacaccaagctcgaggctgaggccAATCACAaggtcgagcacgaggcCGACATCGGACCCCGTCGGGcacgcctcctccccaaccctATGACAACGAGCTTGCTTGACCCGAGCGTCCCAGCGGCACCACAGAGACACGCGAGTCCCGCCATCCCAGCTCCAATCGTCGTCCGGCCACCACACCAGACACCATTCCACCTCCAGAAGACGCTgatcctcgacctcgacgagacTCTCATCCACTCGACATCCCGGCCAATCGgcagctcgagctctgGCGGCGGTATGCTTGGGATTGGGTCTGGATTGTTCGGGCGCCGCGGGCGTCGGGAGGGCCATACGGTCGAGGTGGTGCTCAATGgccgctcgacgacgtaCCACGTCTACAAGCGACCATACGTCGATTTCTTCCTCAAGAAGGTGGGTACTGGCAGGGCGCAAGGGCGCAACGGGCGCAGAGGGGAGAGTGCCCCAGGTGCGGCATGTGACCGAAACGGCGCTCGGCGAAGCGCACTGCTCGCACGGTGCATAACTGCCGAGCGGAGTAGGGCAAGTAGAGTGTATTGGCGTGCTGAGCTGTGTCGAGCTAAGCAGGCGCTGACTCTAGGTCGCCTCATGGTACACGCTGGTCATCTACACTGCTAGTATGCCCGAGTACGCCGACCCAGTCATCGACTGGCTCGACAACGGGCGAGGGCTGTTCGCCAAGCGGTTGTACCGTGAGAGCTGTTTCCTCCAGCCCAGCGGAAGCTACATAAAGGACCTCGCTCTCGTTGATCCAGACCTTGGCCGCGTGTGCTTCATGGACAACTCGCCCATCTCGTACAATTGGAACAAGGGTGAGTGCGCGAGCGGCCAATTGAGGGCATGGGTGGGTGCGCATACCCGCAGACGTGGCACAGCGGTGAAAGAGGAAGCAGCTGGACCAGCTGGACCAGCTATCGCGGCTTGAGTCTCACTTGCACATGCCACTCGTTGCCGCACCCTGACATTGCCATGTCCACTCTCCATCaacacctccaccagcaCATGATCACACAtactgacaccagccaACGCGCTTCCGATTGAGGGCTGGACCTCGGATCccaacgacgaggcgctgcttCAGAGCATACCTGTTCTTGACAGCTTGCGATTTGTCACGGACGTGCGACACATCCTGGGTATTCGCGGCTTTAATTAGCATGGTACGATTGCATGTAGGATATGGTGTAGGCGtaggcggaggcggaggcgtgGTGGGTGCGACATTGTGACGCAGTTTAGGCGCGAGACAGGCCAAAGTGCGTCATTGTAAACGTCGCCTTATCTGTTCAATCTGTTTgcggcggcaagctcaCTCCAAAGGTCGACTGTTGGCGGAGATGCCTCCCTCTGTCCTCtgtcctcggtctcggtctcgctCTCCTGCGATGACTGCCAGTAACAAGACATGTAATGAAACTAACCACTTGTGCCTGTCCCTGGCTAAGAAAAGCTATTCACTTGCCCAATCTAAGCAGGTGTCCTTGAAACTTACGAGAGACCAGGTACAGCCCGTACCTCACTAACCACCCCTTTCACAATGGACCAAATCTCAACTGCCACGCGCGAGGTATACTGTACAATAGCGTACATGACCATGATCTCACAACGTCGTATCGtactcactcactcactcaaGCTCTCGCTACTCGTCCCTTTTCGCCTTGGCGGCGTTCGCGTCCGCCCCATCCGTCAACAGGCGCGCCTCGAAACTCCCCGCCGCACCCACCGTCTTCTACAAACACCTCTATCAATTTCATCCATAACCGTCGCACCCTCGACATGACGCTGGACAATCAGAGCTCAGAGTACTGCATGTACAGTAACGGCGTTCCTCACATCCACAGAGTACTACATGTACAGTAACGGCGTTCCTCGCtagctcgtcgtccagcgCAAAGCTCTGCCTGCTTCTCGGCATAACTGGAGGGCAAGTACCCAAGTTTCaagtcgtcgccgtcgccgtcgccaacgGATTACCATCGTATTCGAATATGATCCTCGAGACATCCTCGAGACTTGGTTGATCGTCACCCGGCCGGCATCCTCGTCCCGCTAAATGGTGGCCGCATGCTGTGCATCGTCCTGTCGCCACATGGAGCATGTGAGCCACGACCACGCATCGATGGCGTCGACTCAGACAGCATACCCATTGTACTGGAAAGTAGAGTTGTATACATGTACGCCGGCAAGGGGAAAATGTGAGGGATGTAGAAATGAGAGTTGGCGGCCTGGCGGATAGATGGGACCTTGTGCCTAGTGACGGACACCTTGGCAacagcgacggcggcgggcacTTGTCctgtcctcgtccctcgtccctcgtcctcgtcctcgtgaACTAGCCCGATTCGTTGGACTTTGAGTTTGGCGGTGAGGTGAGCTCTCACGAATGTGCATGTACAAGCACATCAAACACATGACATCTATTATCCCTCTCTCTTTTTTCTTTCACTCATTCTTGTGATCATTTCAATGCTGTCAATCGTCCTGGCGTTTGCGGTGGCCGCCGCACAAGTCTCCCCATTTCCCCCATCCGAACCAGTACCATCTGGCATGTCCACCCCAGGCCCGCCACCAACCGGTTTAACTACAATAACCGTCACCCGCGTCATCTCAGGCTACCGGTTTGGTGGGGGCGACAAGACGCAGCCGTACACGCGCACCGAGACCGCCACGGAAACATATTCCAACGGCGTGCTACTCCAACCCCCCTCGCCTGGACCGGGGGTAAATGTCGCGGCGATTGTCGGGGTTGTCTGTGGGTTAGCAGGCTTGATTACAGGCTTGGCAATATGGTATTTCCTCGTGAGTGACAACAAAGGATAGGGTTTGACATAAAGCGACGCCGCACCGAACGAAGATGGGCAGAATACGAGACAGATAGCcaactcgagctcgagcgacCAACATACAGCGCAGACAAGACGGACCTGGCAACAGTCGCCACGCTCCCATCAGTTGAGAGTCCACCGCCGGCATACAGTGGACGGGGACGAACGGTACGAAAGCCAAGTGCAAGTGCAAGTGGAAAAGGGCATTTGTAGGGCGAGTAGTGTACCTCTTTACTGGATCGGGATCGATCCGAGCCGCCAAATCATAAGTACCAAGTTCATGTTGCATGTGATAGAGCAAAGCCAGACTGTAATGAATAGAGTGAGACCGATTGGCGTGCCTTCATCATTCTCCCGCGACCTTGTATCTTGACGACGGAAGGCATATTGCAGTAGCATGTTTTAGCTAGCTAGGTATAGCCATTCGGAGCGCTGCATGACACGTTCATTATCGCCTTcatcgccgcggcggtggcggcgagtACCCGAGCGCCACCATCTCCACAAACGCCAGTGCAACCCGACACTTTCAAGGTTTCAGCGGCTGGGACGTGCTGGGACGTGCTCTCGGACGCCACAAGAGATTATCGCCAAGCCACCGCCTGGGCGCTACTTGCGACGACTACCGCCTGGGCTACTTGCGACGACTACCACGCGCGCGATCTCGGCCAAGACGCAACAGGCGGCGGGCGTTCCTCACCATGTTTACATACGTATTCGAGGGAATCCACATTCACGGCCACAGCTCGGTGAATGGGGGCGCTTGTGTGGTGGCTTTGTCTTCGGGTGCGTGTGTGGTGGCTTTGTTTTCAGGTGCGTATGTCGTGGGATGGGCTGGCGTACCGGAGGGCACGGGACAGGcttgggagggggagaaACTTTAACTTAATGGTAGAGTTGCTGTCTTTGAAACAGGTCTCGCGCCAGAAAGTCTCGCGCCAGTCGGCGTCCACGCTTGCGACCAAGTCGAAAGAACGCTATGTGTGGTCGGTCCTGATACAATCCAATCGCCCGGCTGGATAGGGGGTTGAATCGGCAGGAGATCGGAGAGGCGTACGTTGGCTGGTTTGTACCTGCGAGGGTGGCTGTAGATGTGCAGCTTGAGTGGGAGAGCTAGCGGAGAGGGGGCTAGAGGGCGAAGCGCACAAGGCGaagcgcgccgtcgacgtgAGAGAACCGGTCGTCGTTCCAGAAGATTCTTTCAATGTCTGCG of Cutaneotrichosporon cavernicola HIS019 DNA, chromosome: 4 contains these proteins:
- the RPB2 gene encoding DNA-directed RNA polymerase II subunit RPB2 (DNA-dependent RNA polymerase catalyzes the transcription of DNA into RNA using the four ribonucleoside triphosphates as substrates) is translated as MDDTGTAADGYDYKPDYQYEEDGDYGEEQESIAQEDYWKIINSFFDEKGLVRQQLESFNEFVENTMQELVDESSKLTLDQHTQHTGVAGDETRRYEIQFGQIYLTKVAVTEIDGQTVGLFPQEARSRNLTYAAPLYVDMKKSTLTAGNVDDPIEADWRPATDVNGVMHQTEEDKIWIGRVPVMVRSNFCLLHGLPENTYYTMGECPYDQGGYFVINGSEKVLIAQERMAANHVYVFKKGDPSAITFFSEVTSQMEKGGKMPSKTVVRMYARASERTTTGSVIRASLPYTKVDIPVVIIFRALGIVPDRDVLSHICFDPDDTSLLELLRPCIEEAFAVQDRDTALDFIGRRGQQEKGTRAQRQRAAFDILQKEMLPHVSVSEGFESKKAYFLGYMIHRLCSAALGRRELDDRDHFGKKRLDLAGPLLANLFRILFKKLTRDVYRHLQKCVETHKEFTLIQAIKPGIITNGLKYSLATGNWGDQAKAMQARAGVSQVLNRYTFASTLSHLRRTNTPIGRDGKIAKPRQLHNTHWGMVCPAETPEGQACGLVKNLALMSYISVGSYSAPVMEFLEEWGLEDQGEYGNAPSASKVFVNGVWMGIHRDAHTLHQNLLQMRRGGQLKHEVSIVRDIRERELRLYSDAGRVCRPLLIVNEDTQTLRLTREHIDRLDAIAAGEVMMQGQSAWDEMLSEGIIEYVDAEEEETILIAMTHEDLDNALTYESALEVGKAQAAHNLEAFDPSARIKSSNWSQNYTHMEIHPSMILGVCASIIPFPDHNQSPRNTYQSAMGKQAMGIYLTNYQLRMDTMANILYYPQSPLATTQSMKYLRFSELPAGQNAIVAILCYSGYNQEDSVIMNQSSIDRGLFRSLYYRAYTDTEKMVGMQKVEAFEKPDRNETLRMKSGASDRYAKLDNDGLITPATNVNGDDIIIGKTAPIPPDSEELGQRSATHTKRDVSTPLKSTEQGVVDQVMITTNGEGLKFVKIRIRSTRVPQIGDKFASRHGQKGTIGITYRQEDMPFTAEGIVPDLVINPHAIPSRMTIGHLVECLLSKLATLTGREGDATPFTELTVESVSKYLRQRGYQSRGLEVMYHGHTGRKLRAQVYFGPTYYQRLKHMVDDKIHARARGPLQILTRQPVEGRSRDGGLRFGEMERDCMISHGIAGFLKERMYESSDAFRLHVCDQCGLMAIANLKKQEFHCTVCRNSTQVSQIFIPYAAKLLFQELQAMNVTVRMYSDPNE
- the NEM1 gene encoding uncharacterized protein (NIF-domain-containing protein), yielding MNSLSRLDTFIARLAGSGLGPKGKLAATPLASSHPSAVSAEPGPSSLASGHHIPFASSGLSSSSVSASPARRARRRRRRVPTGTSIKLPPPTTPLLLRVALALWSILLAFWRSLVGDTRAVRILRHKQRGLRACDSPPPEPVEAPLPSPASSATSDIVLVEATSDEGSASEAEWIDPVTRADSAVGDTRDESAVSETERKDTFNLSLRSGHSKETVLFRGILDTKLEAEANHKVEHEADIGPRRARLLPNPMTTSLLDPSVPAAPQRHASPAIPAPIVVRPPHQTPFHLQKTLILDLDETLIHSTSRPIGSSSSGGGMLGIGSGLFGRRGRREGHTVEVVLNGRSTTYHVYKRPYVDFFLKKVASWYTLVIYTASMPEYADPVIDWLDNGRGLFAKRLYRESCFLQPSGSYIKDLALVDPDLGRVCFMDNSPISYNWNKANALPIEGWTSDPNDEALLQSIPVLDSLRFVTDVRHILGIRGFN